CTCGTATGAAACTGAAGATTGGGTTCTGCCTGCACCGCACCAGTAAAGTTTTGAGTCAGACTTGGTCAGCTCTGtgatggtcacatacagagaTACTCTTCCATCAGATCGTTCTTCATGTCTGATgctgtatctgtctctctgagctgtgcCATCTGTTGTGTTGATGAGAATGTTTTCTGGTTCACATTCTCCCTTACAGAAGATCTTTGTTGTTCCAGATGAAAATAAACCACAATCAACCATGACATCTCCTCCTTTAGTTCCTGAAAAGACACTGATCTTTGAATGATCGATGAGAACAGTGTTTCCATCCTGCAGAGCTGTTGAACAGATGAGCAATCAGTAGTTAGTGTCTATGCTTCCTGTAAGATGCTGCAGTCTGATCCACAGAGTCACATTGGGAGCTGCCCAGTTCAAccacagtctgtgactgaggatCAAACAAAAAGGAAAGTGAGCAAGACAAAATATGATACACCAACTGGTAGAATACTGAATATATTATTATagtgttttggactgttggatgAACAAGAGCTGAAGAAGTAGTCAGGTGAGTTCCTCATTGATGTACGCTTCATTCTGAGGAAGTAACAAGTACTTGTAATGAACTATTTTTAAAGGATGAGTTCATAGTGTAAGTGAcaggacaaaatccacagtcctgcTTCTGTGAAAAATGCATTAGAACGTTTATCTGAAGTTAATATAAGGCTCCTGTTTCAGGACAGACttagaaaaatgtgaaactatCCTTTAAAGTTAATCATACCTGACTCTGATCATTATGTTTAACCAAATAAACACTCATGACAAACTACTGGTGCAAATGTACAACTGACCAGAATAAAGACAAATTACGCAATAATAAGAGACAACAAAGTGAATGTActcacagaggaagaagcagcagaTCAAAGTGTGACAGACTTTCATCTTGAGGTTTTGATGGTTTACCgctgcttctcttttcctctcttctttcttcactGGAGAATGAGGAACTTCTTCACTTCTCTAAATGATGGAGTCCCTCctccaaacacatcacacagctctactctcctcccctctccatctgtctttatttctactgcactgaaacacacaaactctctgaGGATTAAATTTACCCTGAGTTTTGTCTTTTAGGCTACATTCAGGCTGCCCTACCTTGCTGTTGAGGGTTATTGGAGCtgtatgtaaaataaattgaataACTGCAAACACTACTCAGGGTTTAAAAACACGGATACCAactttgtttcttgtgttttttcatcacattttttttgctgctgcagactGCTGCAGTAGAGTTTAGAGAAATGACATTTGATTCAAGAAATATCTTGAAATGAGTTGATGTGTATTGGAAAAATATTCTAATCATTTCACTGCACTCCATTTTTCACCTGGATGGAGTTTGCTTTTGTTACACTATGAATGAGTCAAAACAGGTTGTGTAGAATAAATCAGTTACAGTGAAGAGTCAAGAGATGAGTAAAGTGTGTTTGAGCTGGTACCAGTCCAGGTGACTGGTACAATCCTACCACATCCTGCTGTTTCACTGGTCCTGTTACTGTAGATTCTGGTTCCTGGTGGATCAAACTGGGAGGCTGGTCATCAGTGGAGTCACTGGGTCGTctcactaaaaataaaaagacaagacCTGCATTTACAAACATCATACAAGAGCATAACATCTTCTAATGATGTGACAGTAGTCACTTACAGTGATGAACCTGAACCTGCAGCTCCACTCAGAGCCACAGATTCAGGTCCATCAAAAAGCTTCATAGTGAGTTTCAGCACCGTGTTTATCTGTCACAGCTTCACTGTTCTGCTGTGTTATAACACTGTGGGGCAGGAGGCAGCTGTTTACAGAGGAAAAGCTCTAAAACTctgtcagatatttccctcaggtggtggtggagaccaaacacagagctaaaacaggGGGAATCCTGGACTAACATTCACTGGATCAACAGAAACACGACTTCAAATATATGGTAATAGGAGAAATAATGCAATgaacacacaacaaagacattcAACTACAAATGTTACCTTCATAGAGGATTTATCTGTTCTCAGATAAACACTGTAATTCAGACAAATTAAGTGTTCATATCAGTAAGAGTAAAGCAGAATTAGTTGACTATCAAACTGACAAACTTATCAAAGTCACGATatttacttcagtaaaacacTAAACTGgtctttgaaaaagaaaaccacttGGTTTGTAACAATTAAAACAGACCTGGAGACCTGCTGAGAAGAAGAACGTAGAAAGTCCCATAGAAAAGCTCAGAGAAGCGGCTCTTTAACAGACGTGGGTCGGTTAACCAGACGTATATTTACCAAACCAGACAGTTCATCTTCATCCGTGAAGTCTTTTCGCttgtaaaaccaaaaaatacAGATTGAAAACACTTCCAGTAAATGAGAAACCTCACCTTTGTGTAGCTCGTCCAGGTGAGTTTTCTAGTGCTTCATCTTCCTCGCCTTGTTGTGGCGCAGTAAACCGTGATGTGCTCAGTACCGCCCCATGCGGTCGGAGGGCGGGAAACACATACTGCTACCTGATGGTTGTAGTGTTCAGCTGAGGATCCACCACTGAGCCCAGTCCATTATTAATGAGCAAACTTCAACAAGCGACACAAAGGTGACatttacaaagacacacacaaacaactacaCAAAATACTggttttcacatttcaaataatAGACAGCTCTTCTTACAGTGTGTAACATCAAGAAAAAACAAGTAGAAAATCCCCTCAGGACTCGATGTCCACCTCCACCCCCTATTATTTTGCTACTTTGAAGCAGCATTAAACTTGAACTGGATTTTTAACATGTCTTAAACTGTTGCTTGGATGAACAGGAAATGAGACATTTTAACACTCCTCAGGTGTGAAAGACAAACTCACTGTTCAACAGCAGGAAGTGAGTGAAGACTCTGTCCAGACAGAATTAAACTCAACatcagagctttttctttttcttttttaatgagaaactgtgtttgttaaagTTAAACATTCTGAGATGTCTGCTGATTATACATTCAGAGACAGCAACAAGAAATAAGAGGAAGGCTGAACTCAATGAAGTGAAatcaaacaaagtaaaaactcaaataaaatcAGGACAGACTCTGATAAAAGTCTGCTGTAATAAGGGATTTAAAAGACGCTCTGATTTCCTCAGGCAGGTTGTTCCAGAGTCTCAGATcatatttgtgaaatatttatatactatcaaataaaacagacttgACATGTTCCAGCAGagaaccagcaggtggcagagtTTGTCTTGTAATGTGCTGGGAGCCAATGACAAGGATTTCTGTCTGACTGGTTTTTAACGTCCACTTTTTGACTCAGTCAGCCCTGCAGGAAGCTCAGCATGTCAGGGTCACTGGGCCAGACAGGAAGGAGACATGTgagagtcaagtcaagtcaagtcaagtcaaattttatttatatagcgccaattcacaacagaagttatctcgagacgctgtacatatagagcaggtctagaccgtactctttatcttataagatttacagagaaaaaccaaacagatccaccatgagcaagcactaggcgactgtggcaaggaaaaacttccttttaagaggcagaaacctcgagcagaacctCGAAcctcaagtcaagtcagttttatttgtaaagcaATGAATCCCAGCAAAAGTTATCTCAAAGCATTTTTACTTCAGAGCAGGTCAAGATCAttctctttatattattatatttacagcaAGTGAAGCTGGACCCAGAACTGATCCCTGAGGGACACTATACACTCTTCATACTGTCGTCTCTAGAGGACTCTATATCTCTTCATTGGTCTTGATGGTAGGTCatagtaaacacacacagatctgaatTCTGTGGAGACTGGACGACAGTTTTCATAGAGGgtaatctgaaaaacacagagactgaaagagcAACTAAAATACCACAGTGAACATTGTCACTGGTTGAGTCAACTGTAACTTCTGTTGATTTCTACAGAATTTTAGATGAGAATGAGCCATTTTCTGGAACATTCTtcaaactgtgactgtttcaGCTTTACAGTGGCCATCATAGCCAAGAGTGAGAGTAAACAGAGTTAATCAAAGTCACCTCCATGTTTGTGGCGTCTGAGTTTCCTCTGGTCCTCAAACCTGTGGAACAGACAAAGGATTTTTCTGTTATAATGACTCATTATTAAAAGTGCGGATGAGGTTTGTCTCTCTTGTTGAGATGAAGCAACAGGAAAACAGCCACTGAAAAAACACCaactacactcacacacccaaaaaacaaaccagatctTCCTGTTGCAGGAAACATCAAAGACTTTGGTCTGATGGAATAAAAGTGGTGAAAGGATTTAAAATCCTGTTCAAATATGAACCATGACGCTTCTTGACTCTTGAATTTGTTTCTATCAAATTTCAGAGGAAGACCTTTTGACTGGATAAAAGTGTAGAATGAGTCAAGAGtaaatggaaatatttctatgtcttacagcagctgttcacacagtcctcaagtgatgtcaaaatattatttttagtgagaaatgtgaagtgtttgtcagtgtatgACTCTGGAACCAAAGATCCACCCAGACCACACCTGTACCGT
The window above is part of the Lates calcarifer isolate ASB-BC8 unplaced genomic scaffold, TLL_Latcal_v3 _unitig_5010_quiver_1791, whole genome shotgun sequence genome. Proteins encoded here:
- the LOC108873270 gene encoding uncharacterized protein LOC108873270 translates to MKVCHTLICCFFLSLQDGNTVLIDHSKISVFSGTKGGDVMVDCGLFSSGTTKIFCKGECEPENILINTTDGTAQRDRYSIRHEERSDGRVSLYVTITELTKSDSKLYWCGAGRTQSSVSYEKVEVIVRDALLTGNHEDKLLKMRTGEDVTVQCFFTSFGISKFFCKDSCQEKVLVGTDGDRAQRDRYSIRYLTGTRGGSFLFVTITNLTKSDSGQYWCALDSSSLTQDFELIVTD